The Ananas comosus cultivar F153 linkage group 22, ASM154086v1, whole genome shotgun sequence genome segment GGCATACCAACTTTTAATGATGTTGTGACATTGATACAACTTATATGACAAACAAAGTATAACAATGCCATTTGCTCCATTTGTTGGTGTTAATCATCATAGACAATCAATCTTTCTTGATTGGCCTCTTAAGGGATAAACTACCGATACTTTTTTTGGTTGTTTCATACATGGTTACAGGCAATGTCGGAGTGCATCCAAAAGCAATTATTACAGACCAATGATCCGGCAATGAGAAAAAGCAATTGGTCAAGATTTTTTCCAATACTGTGCATAGATGTTGTCAATGGCATGTATAGAAATGGCAAGAGACATTTGGAGTGTTGATATAACAAAAAGGAAGGTTTCAAGAATGAAGCTAAAATCATCGTATTAATTATAGCTTGACAACAGAAGAATTTGAAATTAGGTGAATGAGATGCTCGATAAATATGACTTGCATATGTGACAACCACCTTCAATTATTATGGAATACTGCGGCATCAATGGGCTCACTGTTATTTTTTAGGGACACTTTTTTGCCGATATGTCTACTTTCACCAACGGAGTGAGAGTGCAAATTATGGTTGAAAATGTTTGGTGATTCGCATACATCAAATCTATAGATTTGTACAACAATTGACAAAATAATTCGAAGTCGAtacagaaagaagaagaggaggaattCAAAACAACGATGAGAGTCATCTTTATGGTCATTAATCCCAATAGAGAAACAAGACAGCGAGATCTACACTAAAGTCatattttcagattttaaaaagcACTTGAGAGATGCTAAGTTTTGGAGTTATTTGAAtggaggcaaatacaagttgTACCAAACAACCCTTTTggaaaatatttatacattaaAACAAGGATCATGCTCATATAAAGTTGCAATTGAAGTAGAAACTGAGAAAATTTGTTGCAATTGTAAACAATTTGAATTCACCGGTATCTTATGCCCCCACGCACTACGTGTGATGCAACATGTAGGAATGAACTTTATTCCTACAAGGTACATTTTAAAGAGGTGGaccaaaaatgcaaaaaaaggaATGGAAGATGGCAAATTAAAACTTACTAGTTCTTGTGGATCTTCGAATGGTACTGCACATTGGTATGACTCGCTGAATTTTAAAGTTCAACAGTTTATTTATGAAGGATCAAAAAATTTGGAGGCATATGAGTTGGCTTGCCATAAGATTGATGCAGCTATTTAGGAGTTAAAGTCACTTAATTTAGCAATGGGGAATAGGAAAGGAACTACGAAAGAAAAACAATGTGATTGCCACAACATTATTTTATCACAGTCTACTCAAGTAAGGACAACTATGGAGGAATGCATTGTTAAAGATCCACCTCAATCTAATTGCAAAGGTAAAAGAAAGCCCCAAAGATATAAGCCACCGGCTGAGATGAAAGCCAAAAAGTCTAGAACTTGTGCAAATTGCAAAAAAAGGGGACATAATATTAGAACTTGTAAAGAGGtaagctaaatttttttacatatattatttactagctagtttcaataatttttgttgaaactaatataatttttttatggttCTATAATACAGGGGCTTACTGTTGCAGATTGTCTAGATGGTGAATCAAGTGAATCTTCCGGGACAAATAGTAGAGATGCATCAGAGGACTAAAATTGAGACAGATGTTCAATGTGAAATTAGTTGATGTACTATATGTTGTGTGTGaaattaaaatgtaattttCTCTCCATTGGATATTTAGAGCTATGGTCTAAAACCAATccgaaatcaaaatattttggcTCTTGTTATGAATTACAGTAGTACTACAAAGGGCGCTAGTTTTAGATCATCATACCAAGTTGGTTGAAACTAGTTAGTGCTTGATCATACGAGTAATTCGATCGAGCTTGTCGGAGctagttaattattttgatttgtttaAATGTTGTGTtgtctttgtgtgtgtgtgtgtgactCTGTGTTACTTTGTTGATCAGAATATGGAGATTTTATGAAGATTTGATGTATCTATTTGATCATCTTAAAAGGCCTAGAGACTTGTTGCCGCCTAAACCACAGAAACCATTCGAGTCCGCACAAATAGGTTTGAAACTTTGCTATGTCCTGAAAATAAGCAAGTTGTGGTGATCTGATAGCTTAGTGTTGTtgctatctctttttttttcggaaCGTAATTTGCTTGGTAATACCACATTGATACAAAAGAAGCTGGTGCTTGTCCATTATTATTTTGACAAGGCTGATAAGATCTAGGAGCAAATTACATCCAAAAGAACTCCATCAGATTAAAGTATTAAAATGATTAAGTATTACATAATGCATAAAACAAACTAGAAGAACTTAAATAttacaaagagaaaaattacaataattatGATAATGAACAATTTTCTCTCAGCCTCTGTGACCCTTGTGGAGAGCTCATCAATTCGCGCTTTTAGAATACCAATTTGTTTAGTTGTTTTCATTTCTACATGATTAATATGTTCAAACAGCCATTCATCTGAATATTTTGCCGGCGATGCAGAACGTTGAAAAAACATACTCCTTTCCACTTTTGAAGAGTTAGCGCTATCTTCTTCAGATATATCTTTGTCTCTCCTTATAATTTTAACATCGCACCATTGaaaaaaatcacaataatttttattttctttcttataatTAGGACACCCATAAAATGATCTTCCACTACTATTAGGTTGAGAGGAAACTCGTAAAACAGCTACTTCATTACAGTTGCAGTGAACAATCCGCTCGTTGGTTGCGCTTCTCATGCTAAATGATAATAATTACctacatgaaaaaataatttagttataataaatttatttttaaggatGCATACAAACATTgataaatttttctttaaaaatcagaaaaaaaaaattagcacaaATCTTgtttttttaacataatttttaatttttataaaaatcagtaaaaaaatataaattgtaccAAGAATcgtgtatttaaatatttttttgtagaaaaaataaaaattatttagtacCAAtcttgtagaatttttttaataaaaatataaaaaaaaatacttaaaaaaaagaaaatacaagtATCTTGTATTTTTTTCAAAGATCCATAGCTCATGACacatttttttgtaaatattcaaaaacttatattaaaatataaaattttaattcaatgaaaagaaatattggaaaaaataaaataaaattatcattttctataattataaaaaattgcatatgctcatcattttatgttttaaataattttaaaaatttttaaaaatttaactaaaaaataatatttgaccAAGTTTGTCGAGGAGCCCTGTCATTTGGAGGGCTTTGCGGAGCAGTGTCGCACGCGGCTAGGGTTGGAGCGTCCACGAGCTGCGCCGACGTGTGGGGCCGGCAGGTGGGGGCGGGGGCAAGGAGCGGGGTGAGGGAAGGAGAGCTAGAGATGGTGGGAGATGAGTTCCTCTGGGAGAAatgggaaagaaagagagagagatgtcggggtggagagagagagaaagagaaagagaaaaagaggttTCAGGTTGGgatttcgagagagagagagagaaagagagagagagagcgagagtgTGTGGTATGAAATGGGATTCTCTCTCctattttatttctttgttaACGGTGTTAAGTTGCTCCATCCCTCCTCCTCCCATTAAAACTCCAAATCTGTGCACGGATCTCAAAGACAATCCAATGGTTTAAAACACTATAGTATAGGAAtccctatactattgatagtatagggacacaactctatatatatatatatatatatatatatatatatagagagagagagagagagagagagagagagagagagagagagagagagagtagagcttaTATGCTTTTAAGAGCACAGGCCCATCTGTGCTTGTGAATTTGTGACCATAGGATTTTCTCGAGATTCGTGCTCTACCAAAAGCCCACTAACAGCCGTTTGTAActttccatttctctctctctcgttttcttttattgactgacacactctctttctctctttctctctttctctctttctcttttcccaTTACCCACAAAACCCATTCTCCTTCAAAACTCATCCTCCTCAAAACCCTCAAAACCCACCCTCAGAACCCATCAAAACCCACCCTCAAAACCCATCACCGCGTCGCCTCTACCTCATGCGCGACGGACGCCGGCCGCCTCACCCTCGCGAGTGCCGATCGAAGAGCGCCGCGTCGCCTCTACCTCGTGCGTGGTGGCCGCCTCCACCTCCCAAGCGCGGGCCACCTCCCCCTCGCGAGTGCCTGTTGAAGAGCGCCGCGTCGCCTCCACCTCGTGCGTGGAGGCCGCCTCCACCTGACGAGCACCAGCCGCCTCCCCCTCGCGAGTGCCGGTTGAAGACACCACCTCGCAACTGCAAGCCGCCTCCATCGTCACAGGTATGATcactaattttaattaatttttcaaaataaaggtCATGCTTGTAAGCTTCTAAAGCTTGtatatttgattaataattttaattagagCTTCAAAGTATGTAGTTAATGTTTAATTTAAGGTAGGGGcaaagattattatttttttcctatctcattgtcacgccccggggtccctttttagtttaaagcatagcggaaaagcgtctgaattttttgaaaacctgaccccacggtatgccagatccgccacaaatacaggagatccaccgttcacacggacagagtctcccctgtatttgcacggcgtcgcacaagtacaagagttcaaacatgatacaaccacaaccagatgaacatacaaataaccacagttatatatattcatacaccattcaccacagattcatattttttcattcaatatttaaacataaattcacatctatcagttaaaatgtttccaattacagaaacaaattttgaaatactaagatacaaaatcacagaaaaccctttgaaaactgttccctacacgggaacttttatcttttaaaacgctaccacgaggggtagaaaaccatttttatttcaagaaaacacaaatcctttattacattccaaaactaactgaaaactcagatattcaGATAATAA includes the following:
- the LOC109727652 gene encoding chitin-binding lectin 1-like translates to MRDGRRPPHPRECRSKSAASPLPRAWWPPPPPKRGPPPPRECLLKSAASPPPRAWRPPPPDEHQPPPPRECRLKTPPRNCKPPPSSQLIRLSRMK